The following proteins are co-located in the Myroides profundi genome:
- a CDS encoding RNA polymerase sigma factor yields MSDEISLLHRLQNNDTKHEAFRELLSLYQQRLYMHIRTIVLNHDDTDDVLQEVFIKIYQNIDTFKGNSQLFSWMYRIATNQALDFLKSKSRKMQLEDDELNEYLVNQLEADSLFDGDEAELILQKAIASLPQKQQLVFKMKYYEDLDYQTISEILETSVGALKASYHHAVKKIELFIESN; encoded by the coding sequence TTGTCTGACGAAATTTCACTCTTACATCGATTACAAAATAACGACACAAAGCATGAAGCATTTCGTGAATTACTAAGCCTCTATCAGCAGCGCTTATATATGCATATCCGTACTATCGTGCTGAATCACGATGATACAGATGATGTGCTACAAGAAGTATTTATAAAAATCTACCAAAACATAGATACCTTTAAAGGGAATAGTCAATTGTTCTCATGGATGTATAGAATAGCGACTAATCAAGCACTAGACTTTCTAAAGTCAAAAAGCAGAAAAATGCAACTAGAAGATGATGAGCTAAATGAGTATCTAGTCAATCAACTAGAAGCAGACAGTCTATTCGATGGAGATGAAGCAGAACTCATATTACAAAAGGCAATAGCATCATTACCTCAAAAACAACAACTCGTCTTCAAGATGAAATACTATGAAGATCTAGACTACCAGACTATATCAGAAATTTTAGAGACCAGTGTAGGAGCACTAAAAGCTTCTTATCACCACGCAGTAAAGAAAATAGAACTTTTTATAGAGTCAAATTAA
- a CDS encoding HAD family hydrolase — MIKTVIFDMDGVIVDTEPVHRYAYHSHFKELGIEVSEHVYNSFTGHSTKNTYERIKEIYGVEGNIPDMVLRKRALFNESFDTKPDLELIDGVRDLIEGLHAKGIELIVGSSASKSTIDRVFTRFGLYPFFTHIVSGEDLPKSKPDPAIFLKAASLAKYSDKDDCIVIEDSTNGIKAANAAGIKVIGYKSANSKQQDYTGANYIVHDFTAIDADYVIQL, encoded by the coding sequence ATGATCAAGACGGTTATATTTGATATGGACGGGGTGATTGTAGATACTGAGCCGGTACACCGTTATGCATATCACAGTCACTTTAAAGAATTGGGAATAGAAGTTTCAGAGCACGTATATAATTCCTTTACAGGGCACTCTACTAAGAATACGTATGAGCGCATAAAAGAAATATATGGTGTAGAAGGTAATATTCCGGATATGGTATTGAGAAAAAGAGCGTTGTTCAACGAATCTTTTGATACCAAGCCTGATCTAGAGCTAATAGATGGTGTACGTGACTTGATAGAAGGATTACATGCTAAAGGGATAGAGCTTATCGTAGGATCATCAGCATCTAAGAGTACGATAGATAGAGTGTTCACTCGTTTTGGGCTGTATCCGTTCTTTACACATATCGTAAGTGGTGAGGATCTTCCTAAGTCTAAACCAGACCCAGCGATATTCTTAAAGGCAGCTTCACTAGCGAAGTATAGTGATAAAGATGACTGCATTGTAATAGAAGATAGTACTAATGGTATCAAGGCAGCTAATGCAGCAGGCATTAAGGTGATAGGATATAAGAGTGCTAACTCTAAACAACAAGACTATACAGGGGCTAACTATATCGTACACGATTTTACGGCAATAGATGCAGACTATGTCATCCAGCTCTAA
- a CDS encoding transposase: protein MGREPKNKERYHLKFIEQIVQEIENGASQNSVIREYSLNKSTLNRWVKKYASPEYHATRKNKVYSESLKRQVVHSITEHHMTAQEACIMYGVESISTINNWLLVNYNKNIDICNEIVIPSLMEEKTSNTESLEIKALKKALSEAQFKIVALNTLIDVAEKSLDIDIRKKSGSKQLKK, encoded by the coding sequence ATGGGAAGAGAACCAAAAAACAAAGAGCGTTATCATTTAAAATTCATAGAACAAATAGTTCAAGAAATAGAGAATGGAGCAAGTCAAAATTCGGTAATTCGCGAGTATAGCCTAAATAAATCTACGCTAAATCGTTGGGTTAAGAAATATGCAAGTCCCGAGTATCATGCTACACGTAAGAATAAAGTTTATTCAGAAAGCCTTAAACGTCAAGTAGTTCATAGTATTACAGAACACCATATGACAGCACAAGAAGCCTGTATAATGTATGGTGTAGAAAGTATAAGTACAATAAATAACTGGTTGTTAGTTAATTATAATAAAAACATAGATATTTGTAATGAAATTGTTATTCCGTCACTTATGGAAGAAAAAACATCCAATACAGAATCTTTAGAAATTAAAGCTTTAAAAAAGGCTTTATCAGAGGCACAATTTAAGATAGTAGCTTTAAATACATTGATAGATGTAGCAGAGAAAAGTTTGGATATTGATATCAGAAAAAAGTCTGGTTCCAAGCAGTTGAAGAAGTAA